From the Primulina tabacum isolate GXHZ01 chromosome 3, ASM2559414v2, whole genome shotgun sequence genome, one window contains:
- the LOC142540438 gene encoding telomere repeat-binding protein 4-like → MVSKKRLGDKFNGFQVPVIPRAPRSIRRRGRMCKKLVEDNELCPFELLAAVAGKLLQESESSACSNAGEGKGPIGISRDGFVMGQHGNPLKSEGLDHGSCAESSFVPEVSVQECNVLSNLEGFPSEGNAPIVECSSVHASSGLLKNVDSDIKLGLCEGKTNDRFNNKMENGPELQSDDNKKHISNVSVATTSVVKDPTAEYVNTNVLINSDSNVQLPLYRDPITGAFLSNHWNNVKLGDSDDDEYSFGCNKPSTKIRSFRPQPWSGNRRIRKMLTSKYWKAAPKMKDFDLYNSRERMRSFYRYRKNIYAREKCQRAPIKKRKLFDHRFTIAYDQEASGESISSSPEKRASGLPATVKGHQKVKDSRVKFSIKSFRVPELYIEVPETTTVGSLKRTVLEAVNAILGGGIRVGVVLQGKKVRDENRTLQQAGISEICNLDTLGFTLEPSFTNLPSSMTPKKLPLALTCDADQQLPRSPATADFGSVISSSSDVPVVTKLATNVDNRKPTSSPETPTNALTDGSIPNSKALVPVDPMNVESLALVPVNPKLKRGEASQRRTRRPFSVSEVEALVEAVENLGTGRWRDVKKRAFEDADHRTYVDLKDKWKTLVHTASISPQQRRGEPVPQELLNRVLSAHSYWSRHQCKQQHGKNSMELLKIVDDIRGEIVGA, encoded by the exons ATGGTGTCAAAGAAGAGGTTGGGTGATAAGTTTAATGGCTTCCAAGTTCCAGTTATTCCTAGGGCTCCTAGATCGATTCGG AGGAGAGGCCGCATGTGCAAGAAATTGGTGGAAGACAATGAACTTTGCCCCTTTGAACTACTTGCAGCTGTAGCTGGAAAGTTATTGCAGGAGAGTGAAAGCTCTGCTTGCAGTAATGCAGGCGAAGGGAAAGGGCCAATTGGAATTAGTCGAGATGGTTTTGTTATGGGACAACATGGTAACCCTTTGAAATCAGAGGGCTTGGACCATGGAAGTTGTGCTGAGAGTTCATTTGTTCCAGAAGTTTCTGTTCAGGAGTGTAATGTCTTATCCAATTTGGAGGGATTTCCATCTGAGGGAAATGCTCCCATTGTGGAATGCTCTTCTGTACATGCAAGCTCGGGCTTACTAAAGAATGTTGATTCAGATATTAAGCTAGGATTGTGTGAGGGAAAGACTAATGATAGGTTTAATAACAAAATGGAGAATGGACCAGAATTGCAATCAGATGATAACAAAAAACATATCAGCAATGTATCTGTGGCTACCACGTCAGTTGTAAAGGATCCAACTGCAGAATATGTGAATACTAATGTACTGATTAATTCTGATAGTAATGTACAGTTGCCCTTGTACAGGGACCCCATCACTGGGGCTTTCTTAAGTAACCACTGGAATAATGTAAAGTTAGGAGATAGTGATGATGACGAATATTCTTTTGGGTGCAATAAACCTAGCACCAAGATTAGGTCCTTTAGGCCACAACCATGGAGTGGAAACCGTAGGATAAGGAAGATGTTGACATCCAAATACTGGAAAGCAGctccaaaaatgaaggattttgATCTTTATAACTCTC GTGAGAGAATGAGGTCCTTCTACAGATACAGGAAGAACATTTATGCACGAGAAAAGTGTCAAAGAGCGCCTATTAAGAAAAGGAAATTATTTGATCACCGCTTTACCATTGCATATGATCAGGAGGCCAGCGGTGAAAGTATCTCCAGTTCTCCTGAAAAGCGAG CAAGTGGACTGCCAGCTACAGTGAAAGGTCACCAAAAAGTGAAGGATTCTcgtg TGAAATTTAGCATCAAGTCTTTCAGGGTGCCAGAACTTTATATTGAAGTCCCTGAAACTACAACTGTTGGTTCTCTGAAG AGAACTGTATTGGAGGCTGTTAATGCTATACTTGGTGGTGGAATACGAGTAGGGGTGGTTCTTCAAGGAAAAAAGGTCCGAGATGAGAATAGAACTCTGCAGCAGGCTGGTATTTCTGAGATTTGCAACCTTGATACCCTCGGTTTTACATTAGAGCCAAGTTTTACAAATCTTCCATCTTCCATGACTCCAAAGAAGCTTCCCCTAGCATTGACATGTGATGCCGATCAACAATTACCTAG GTCTCCAGCCACTGCAGACTTTGGTTCTGTGATTTCGAGTTCCTCTGATGTTCCTGTTGTTACTAAGTTGGCTACTAATGTTGACAACAGAAAGCCTACCTCCTCTCCAGAGACCCCTACTAACGCATTAACAGATGGTTCAATTCCCAATTCAAAGGCATTGGTTCCAGTCGATCCAATGAATGTGGAATCACTAGCGTTAGTTCCAGTGAACCCGAAACTTAAACGTGGTGAAGCTTCGCAGCGTCGAACAAGGAGACCATTTTCTGTATCAGAGGTGGAAGCCCTTGTGGAGGCAGTTGAAAATCTTGGGACGGGAAG GTGGCGCGACGTTAAAAAGCGTGCTTTTGAGGATGCAGATCATAGAACCTATGTTGATTTGAAG GATAAATGGAAAACCTTAGTTCACACGGCTAGCATATCCCCTCAGCAAAGACGGGGTGAACCAGTGCCACAGGAGCTCTTAAACCGAGTCTTATCCGCCCACAGTTACTGGTCTCGGCATCAGTGTAAGCAGCAGCATGGAAAGAATTCCATGGAACTCCTTAAAATCGTCGATGACATCCGTGGTGAAATCGTCGGGGCATGA
- the LOC142540432 gene encoding thylakoid lumenal 15 kDa protein 1, chloroplastic: MAVLNLCLCVKVPTISNPERTSFLQQNSTQPLVPSISVSGHHAPKGIETRALRESISKVSLIAVLSTSIILASNPALAFKGGGPYGAGVTRGQDLSGKDFGGKDLIKQDFKTSILRQANFKGAKLLGASFFDADLTGADLSDSDLRGADFSLANVTKANLSNANLEGALATGNTSFKGSTITGADFTDVPLRDDQREYLCKVADGVNPVTGNETRETLLCR, translated from the exons ATGGCGGTTCTGAACCTCTGTTTGTGCGTGAAAGTACCCACAATTTCGAACCCTGAAAGAACCAGTTTTCTCCAACAAAACTCGACCCAACCCCTCGTCCCATCTATCTCCGTCTCCGGCCATCATGCTCCGAAG GGAATCGAAACTCGGGCTTTACGGGAGTCTATTTCTAAAGTGAGCTTAATTGCGGTTTTATCAACTTCTATTATTTTGGCTTCCAATCCGGCCCTTGCATTTAAG GGAGGAGGCCCTTACGGCGCTGGAGTAACCAGGGGACAAGATCTTAGCGGGAAAGATTTTGGCGGGAAAGATTTAATCAAGCAAGATTTCAAGACG TCAATACTGCGACAGGCCAATTTCAAAGGTGCCAAATTATTAGGAGCAAGCTTCTTTGATGCGGATTTGACAG GCGCTGATCTTTCTGATTCTGACCTTAGAGGTGCAGATTTCTCTTTAGCCAATGTAACCAAG GCAAATTTGAGCAATGCTAACTTGGAAGGAGCTCTTGCAACGGGAAATACATCTTTCAAAGGTTCAACCATCACAGGTGCAG ATTTTACCGATGTTCCATTAAGAGACGACCAACGAGAGTACCTATGTAAAGTTGCGGACGG GGTAAATCCAGTAACAGGAAATGAGACACGAGAGACGTTGCTTTGTAGGTAG
- the LOC142538431 gene encoding zinc finger protein 1-like, which yields MEHQCSPTFPEYSTRNPASFQESVSCKELVWPPRFYICSFCRREFSSSQALGGHMNVHRRDRAKLKQQHSPTPSPPDQSSHMQKDSAIFFRGINFQGLQMFPSFVSGGDLETRKTLFKDSELLDETVVSGERIRKSDHSLQCLGRELFTNCKKISGSIEDVDLELRL from the coding sequence ATGGAGCATCAGTGCAGTCCCACTTTCCCAGAATACTCCACGAGAAATCCTGCATCCTTTCAAGAATCAGTGAGTTGCAAAGAGTTGGTTTGGCCTCCAAGATTCTACATTTGCAGCTTCTGCCGAAGAGAATTCAGCTCTTCACAAGCTCTAGGTGGACACATGAATGTTCACAGGAGGGATAGAGCTAAGCTCAAGCAACAACATTCTCCCACCCCGTCCCCTCCAGATCAAAGCTCCCATATGCAGAAAGATTCGGCGATATTCTTTCGCGGCATTAATTTTCAGGGTCTGCAGATGTTTCCTTCTTTTGTTTCTGGTGGTGATCTTGAAACCCGAAAAACGTTGTTCAAGGACAGCGAGTTGTTAGATGAGACAGTGGTAAGCGGTGAGAGGATCAGGAAAAGTGACCATAGTTTGCAATGTTTGGGCAGGGAACTATTCACAAATTGTAAGAAGATCAGTGGTTCCATTGAAGATGTGGATCTTGAGCTCAGGCTATGA